The Manis javanica isolate MJ-LG chromosome 6, MJ_LKY, whole genome shotgun sequence genome contains a region encoding:
- the SIDT2 gene encoding SID1 transmembrane family member 2 isoform X2, producing MFALGLPFLALLVASVESHLGVLGPKNVSQKDAEFEHTYVDEVNSELVNIYTFNHTVTRNRTEGVRVSVNVLNKQKGAPLLFVVRQKEAVVSFQVPLILRGLFQRKYLYQKVERTLCQPPTKNESEVQFFYVDVSTLSLINTTYQLQVSRMDDFVLRTGEQFSFNTTAAQPQYFKYEFPEGVDSVIVKVTSKKAFPCSVISIQDVLCPVYDLDNNVAFIGMYQTMTKKAAITVQRKDFPSNSFYVVVVVKTEDQACGGALPFYPFVEDEPVDQGHRQKTLSVLVSRSVTSEAYVAGMLFCLGVFLSFYLLTVLLACWENWRQRKKTLLGAMDRACPESGHSRVLANSFPGSSPYEGYNYGSFENGSGSADGLADGTGPGDVSYSYQERSLDPEGTRPRLDSMSSVEEDDYDTLTDIDSDKNVIRTKQYLYVADLARKDKRVLRKKYQIYFWNIATIAVFYALPVVQLVITYQTVVNVTGNQDICYYNFLCAHPLGNLSAFNNILSNLGYILLGLLFLLIILQREINHNRALLRNDLHALECGIPKHFGLFYAMGTALMMEGLLSACYHVCPNYTNFQFDTSFMYMIAGLCMLKLYQKRHPDINASAYSAYACLAIVIFFSVLGVVFGKGNTAFWVVFSIIHIIATLLLSTQLYYMGRWKLDSGIFRRILHVLYTDCIRQCSGPLYVDRMVLLVMGNIINWSLAAYGLLMRPNDFASYLLAIGICNLLLYFAFYIIMKLRSGERIKLIPLLCIVCTSVVWGFALFFFFQGLSTWQKTPAESREHNRDCILLGFFDDHDIWHFLSSIAMFGSFLVLLTLDDDLDTVQRDKIYVF from the exons ATGTTCGCTCTGGGCTTGCCCTTCTTGGCGCTCTTGGTGGCCTCGGTCGAGAGCCATCTGGGGGTCCTGGGGCCCAAGAACGTCTCCCAGAAAGACGCCGAGTTCGAGCACACCTACGTGGACGAGGTCAACAGCGAGCTGGTCAACATCTACACCTTCAACCACACCGTGACACGAAACCGg ACAGAAGGAGTGCGTGTGTCTGTAAATGTCCTGAACAAGCAGAAGGGGGCTCCCTTGCTGTTCGTGGTCCGCCAGAAGGAGGCTGTGGTGTCCTTCCAGGTGCCCCTCATCCTGCGAGGGCT GTTTCAGCGCAAGTACCTCTACCAAAAGGTGGAACGAACGCTATGTCAGCCCCCAACCAAGAATGAGTCTGAGGTCCAGTTCTTCTACGTGGATGTGTCCACCCTGTCACTGATCAACACCACCTACCAGCTCCAGGTCAGCCGAATGGATGACTTTGTGCTCAG GACCGGGGAACAGTTCAGCTTCAATACCACAGCAGCTCAGCCCCAG TACTTCAAGTATGAGTTCCCGGAGGGAGTGGACTCGGTGATTGTCAAGGTGACCTCCAAGAAGGCCTTCCCCTGCTCAGTCATCTCCATCCAGGATGTCCTG TGCCCTGTCTATGACCTGGACAACAATGTAGCCTTCATCGGCATGTACCAGACTATGACCAAGAAGGCAGCCATCACCGTGCAG CGCAAAGATTTCCCCAGCAACAGCTTCTACGTGGTGGTCGTGGTGAAGACTGAGGACCAGGCCTGCGGGGGTGCCTTGCCTTTCTACCCCTTTGTAGAAG ATGAACCAGTTGATCAAGGGCACCGCCAGAAAACCCTGTCAGTGCTGGTATCCCGATCAGTCACAT CTGAGGCCTACGTGGCTGGCATGCTCTTTTGCCTGGGTGTATTTCTCTCCTTCTACCTGCTGACcgtcctcctggcctgctgggagAACTGGAG gcagaggaagaagacCCTTCTGGGGGCCATGGACCGAGCCTGCCCAGAAAGCG GTCACTCTCGGGTCCTGGCCAATTCCTTCCCGGGCAGCTCCCCTTATGAGGGCTACAACTACGGCTCCTTCG AGAACGGTTCTGGGTCTGCTGATGGTCTGGCTGATGGCACGGGCCCTGGGGACGTGTCCTACAGTTACCAGG AGCGCTCTCTTGACCCCGAGGGTACCCGGCCACGACTGGACTCCATGAGCTCTGTCGAGGAGGATGACTACGACACCTTGACCGACATAGATTCGGACAAGAACGTCATTCGCACCAAG CAATACCTCTATGTGGCCGACCTGGCTCGCAAGGACAAGCGTGTTTTGCGGAAAAAGTACCAGATCTACTTCTG GAACATCGCCACCATTGCTGTCTTCTATGCGCTTCCGGTGGTGCAGCTTGTGATCACCTACCAGACG GTGGTGAATGTCACAGGGAACCAGGACATCTGTTACTACAACTTCCTCTGTGCACACCCGCTGGGCAACCTCAG CGCCTTCAACAACATCCTCAGCAACCTGGGGTACATCCTGCTGGGGCTGCTCTTCTTGCTTATCATCCTGCAGCGGGAGATCAACCACAACCGGGCGCTGCTGCGCAATGACCTCCACGCCCTG GAATGTGGGATCCCTAAACACTTTGGCCTGTTCTATGCCATGGGCACAGCCCTGATGATGGAGGGACTGCTTAGCGCTTGCTATCATGTCTGCCCCAATTATACCAACTTCCAGTTTG ACACCTCGTTTATGTACATGATCGCTGGACTCTGCATGCTGAAGCTCTACCAGAAGCGGCACCCAGACATCAATGCCAGCGCCTATAGTGCCTACGCCTGCTTGGCCATTGTCATCTTCTTCTCTGTGCTGGGCGTG GTCTTCGGCAAAGGGAACACAGCATTCTGGGTTGTCTTCTCCATCATCCACATCATCGCCACCTTGCTCCTCAGCACCCAGCTCTATTACATGGGCCGCTGGAAGCTGG ACTCGGGGATCTTCCGCCGCATCCTCCATGTGCTCTATACAGACTGCATCCGGCAGTGCAGCGGGCCGCTCTACGTG GACCGCATGGTGCTGCTGGTCATGGGCAACATTATCAACTGGTCGCT GGCTGCCTATGGGCTCCTCATGCGCCCCAATGACTTCGCTTCCTATTTGCTGGCCATTGGCATCTGCAACCTGCTTCTTTACTTTGCCTTCTACATTATTATGAAG CTCCGCAGTGGGGAGAGGATCAAGCTCATCCCCCTGCTCTGCATCGTCTGCACCTCAGTGGTCTGGGGCTTtgccctcttcttcttcttccagggACTCAGCACCTGGCAG AAAACCCCCGCCGAGTCCCGGGAGCACAACCGGGACTGCATCCTCCTTGGCTTCTTCGACGACCATGACATCTGGCACTTCCTCTCCTCCATTGCCATGTTTGGGTCGTTCCTG GTGTTGCTGACACTGGATGACGACCTGGACACTGTGCAGCGAGACAAGATCTATGTCTTCTAG
- the SIDT2 gene encoding SID1 transmembrane family member 2 isoform X1: MFALGLPFLALLVASVESHLGVLGPKNVSQKDAEFEHTYVDEVNSELVNIYTFNHTVTRNRTEGVRVSVNVLNKQKGAPLLFVVRQKEAVVSFQVPLILRGLFQRKYLYQKVERTLCQPPTKNESEVQFFYVDVSTLSLINTTYQLQVSRMDDFVLRTGEQFSFNTTAAQPQYFKYEFPEGVDSVIVKVTSKKAFPCSVISIQDVLCPVYDLDNNVAFIGMYQTMTKKAAITVQRKDFPSNSFYVVVVVKTEDQACGGALPFYPFVEDEPVDQGHRQKTLSVLVSRSVTSEAYVAGMLFCLGVFLSFYLLTVLLACWENWRQRKKTLLGAMDRACPESGHSRVLANSFPGSSPYEGYNYGSFENGSGSADGLADGTGPGDVSYSYQGQDQFKRRLPFGQMRQLYIAMERSLDPEGTRPRLDSMSSVEEDDYDTLTDIDSDKNVIRTKQYLYVADLARKDKRVLRKKYQIYFWNIATIAVFYALPVVQLVITYQTVVNVTGNQDICYYNFLCAHPLGNLSAFNNILSNLGYILLGLLFLLIILQREINHNRALLRNDLHALECGIPKHFGLFYAMGTALMMEGLLSACYHVCPNYTNFQFDTSFMYMIAGLCMLKLYQKRHPDINASAYSAYACLAIVIFFSVLGVVFGKGNTAFWVVFSIIHIIATLLLSTQLYYMGRWKLDSGIFRRILHVLYTDCIRQCSGPLYVDRMVLLVMGNIINWSLAAYGLLMRPNDFASYLLAIGICNLLLYFAFYIIMKLRSGERIKLIPLLCIVCTSVVWGFALFFFFQGLSTWQKTPAESREHNRDCILLGFFDDHDIWHFLSSIAMFGSFLVLLTLDDDLDTVQRDKIYVF; the protein is encoded by the exons ATGTTCGCTCTGGGCTTGCCCTTCTTGGCGCTCTTGGTGGCCTCGGTCGAGAGCCATCTGGGGGTCCTGGGGCCCAAGAACGTCTCCCAGAAAGACGCCGAGTTCGAGCACACCTACGTGGACGAGGTCAACAGCGAGCTGGTCAACATCTACACCTTCAACCACACCGTGACACGAAACCGg ACAGAAGGAGTGCGTGTGTCTGTAAATGTCCTGAACAAGCAGAAGGGGGCTCCCTTGCTGTTCGTGGTCCGCCAGAAGGAGGCTGTGGTGTCCTTCCAGGTGCCCCTCATCCTGCGAGGGCT GTTTCAGCGCAAGTACCTCTACCAAAAGGTGGAACGAACGCTATGTCAGCCCCCAACCAAGAATGAGTCTGAGGTCCAGTTCTTCTACGTGGATGTGTCCACCCTGTCACTGATCAACACCACCTACCAGCTCCAGGTCAGCCGAATGGATGACTTTGTGCTCAG GACCGGGGAACAGTTCAGCTTCAATACCACAGCAGCTCAGCCCCAG TACTTCAAGTATGAGTTCCCGGAGGGAGTGGACTCGGTGATTGTCAAGGTGACCTCCAAGAAGGCCTTCCCCTGCTCAGTCATCTCCATCCAGGATGTCCTG TGCCCTGTCTATGACCTGGACAACAATGTAGCCTTCATCGGCATGTACCAGACTATGACCAAGAAGGCAGCCATCACCGTGCAG CGCAAAGATTTCCCCAGCAACAGCTTCTACGTGGTGGTCGTGGTGAAGACTGAGGACCAGGCCTGCGGGGGTGCCTTGCCTTTCTACCCCTTTGTAGAAG ATGAACCAGTTGATCAAGGGCACCGCCAGAAAACCCTGTCAGTGCTGGTATCCCGATCAGTCACAT CTGAGGCCTACGTGGCTGGCATGCTCTTTTGCCTGGGTGTATTTCTCTCCTTCTACCTGCTGACcgtcctcctggcctgctgggagAACTGGAG gcagaggaagaagacCCTTCTGGGGGCCATGGACCGAGCCTGCCCAGAAAGCG GTCACTCTCGGGTCCTGGCCAATTCCTTCCCGGGCAGCTCCCCTTATGAGGGCTACAACTACGGCTCCTTCG AGAACGGTTCTGGGTCTGCTGATGGTCTGGCTGATGGCACGGGCCCTGGGGACGTGTCCTACAGTTACCAGG GGCAGGACCAGTTCAAGCGGCGCCTTCCCTTTGGCCAGATGCGGCAGCTGTACATTGCCATGG AGCGCTCTCTTGACCCCGAGGGTACCCGGCCACGACTGGACTCCATGAGCTCTGTCGAGGAGGATGACTACGACACCTTGACCGACATAGATTCGGACAAGAACGTCATTCGCACCAAG CAATACCTCTATGTGGCCGACCTGGCTCGCAAGGACAAGCGTGTTTTGCGGAAAAAGTACCAGATCTACTTCTG GAACATCGCCACCATTGCTGTCTTCTATGCGCTTCCGGTGGTGCAGCTTGTGATCACCTACCAGACG GTGGTGAATGTCACAGGGAACCAGGACATCTGTTACTACAACTTCCTCTGTGCACACCCGCTGGGCAACCTCAG CGCCTTCAACAACATCCTCAGCAACCTGGGGTACATCCTGCTGGGGCTGCTCTTCTTGCTTATCATCCTGCAGCGGGAGATCAACCACAACCGGGCGCTGCTGCGCAATGACCTCCACGCCCTG GAATGTGGGATCCCTAAACACTTTGGCCTGTTCTATGCCATGGGCACAGCCCTGATGATGGAGGGACTGCTTAGCGCTTGCTATCATGTCTGCCCCAATTATACCAACTTCCAGTTTG ACACCTCGTTTATGTACATGATCGCTGGACTCTGCATGCTGAAGCTCTACCAGAAGCGGCACCCAGACATCAATGCCAGCGCCTATAGTGCCTACGCCTGCTTGGCCATTGTCATCTTCTTCTCTGTGCTGGGCGTG GTCTTCGGCAAAGGGAACACAGCATTCTGGGTTGTCTTCTCCATCATCCACATCATCGCCACCTTGCTCCTCAGCACCCAGCTCTATTACATGGGCCGCTGGAAGCTGG ACTCGGGGATCTTCCGCCGCATCCTCCATGTGCTCTATACAGACTGCATCCGGCAGTGCAGCGGGCCGCTCTACGTG GACCGCATGGTGCTGCTGGTCATGGGCAACATTATCAACTGGTCGCT GGCTGCCTATGGGCTCCTCATGCGCCCCAATGACTTCGCTTCCTATTTGCTGGCCATTGGCATCTGCAACCTGCTTCTTTACTTTGCCTTCTACATTATTATGAAG CTCCGCAGTGGGGAGAGGATCAAGCTCATCCCCCTGCTCTGCATCGTCTGCACCTCAGTGGTCTGGGGCTTtgccctcttcttcttcttccagggACTCAGCACCTGGCAG AAAACCCCCGCCGAGTCCCGGGAGCACAACCGGGACTGCATCCTCCTTGGCTTCTTCGACGACCATGACATCTGGCACTTCCTCTCCTCCATTGCCATGTTTGGGTCGTTCCTG GTGTTGCTGACACTGGATGACGACCTGGACACTGTGCAGCGAGACAAGATCTATGTCTTCTAG
- the SIDT2 gene encoding SID1 transmembrane family member 2 isoform X4, whose product MRATTTAPSRTVLGLLMVWLMARALGTCPTVTRDQFKRRLPFGQMRQLYIAMERSLDPEGTRPRLDSMSSVEEDDYDTLTDIDSDKNVIRTKQYLYVADLARKDKRVLRKKYQIYFWNIATIAVFYALPVVQLVITYQTVVNVTGNQDICYYNFLCAHPLGNLSAFNNILSNLGYILLGLLFLLIILQREINHNRALLRNDLHALECGIPKHFGLFYAMGTALMMEGLLSACYHVCPNYTNFQFDTSFMYMIAGLCMLKLYQKRHPDINASAYSAYACLAIVIFFSVLGVVFGKGNTAFWVVFSIIHIIATLLLSTQLYYMGRWKLDSGIFRRILHVLYTDCIRQCSGPLYVDRMVLLVMGNIINWSLAAYGLLMRPNDFASYLLAIGICNLLLYFAFYIIMKLRSGERIKLIPLLCIVCTSVVWGFALFFFFQGLSTWQKTPAESREHNRDCILLGFFDDHDIWHFLSSIAMFGSFLVLLTLDDDLDTVQRDKIYVF is encoded by the exons ATGAGGGCTACAACTACGGCTCCTTCG AGAACGGTTCTGGGTCTGCTGATGGTCTGGCTGATGGCACGGGCCCTGGGGACGTGTCCTACAGTTACCAGG GACCAGTTCAAGCGGCGCCTTCCCTTTGGCCAGATGCGGCAGCTGTACATTGCCATGG AGCGCTCTCTTGACCCCGAGGGTACCCGGCCACGACTGGACTCCATGAGCTCTGTCGAGGAGGATGACTACGACACCTTGACCGACATAGATTCGGACAAGAACGTCATTCGCACCAAG CAATACCTCTATGTGGCCGACCTGGCTCGCAAGGACAAGCGTGTTTTGCGGAAAAAGTACCAGATCTACTTCTG GAACATCGCCACCATTGCTGTCTTCTATGCGCTTCCGGTGGTGCAGCTTGTGATCACCTACCAGACG GTGGTGAATGTCACAGGGAACCAGGACATCTGTTACTACAACTTCCTCTGTGCACACCCGCTGGGCAACCTCAG CGCCTTCAACAACATCCTCAGCAACCTGGGGTACATCCTGCTGGGGCTGCTCTTCTTGCTTATCATCCTGCAGCGGGAGATCAACCACAACCGGGCGCTGCTGCGCAATGACCTCCACGCCCTG GAATGTGGGATCCCTAAACACTTTGGCCTGTTCTATGCCATGGGCACAGCCCTGATGATGGAGGGACTGCTTAGCGCTTGCTATCATGTCTGCCCCAATTATACCAACTTCCAGTTTG ACACCTCGTTTATGTACATGATCGCTGGACTCTGCATGCTGAAGCTCTACCAGAAGCGGCACCCAGACATCAATGCCAGCGCCTATAGTGCCTACGCCTGCTTGGCCATTGTCATCTTCTTCTCTGTGCTGGGCGTG GTCTTCGGCAAAGGGAACACAGCATTCTGGGTTGTCTTCTCCATCATCCACATCATCGCCACCTTGCTCCTCAGCACCCAGCTCTATTACATGGGCCGCTGGAAGCTGG ACTCGGGGATCTTCCGCCGCATCCTCCATGTGCTCTATACAGACTGCATCCGGCAGTGCAGCGGGCCGCTCTACGTG GACCGCATGGTGCTGCTGGTCATGGGCAACATTATCAACTGGTCGCT GGCTGCCTATGGGCTCCTCATGCGCCCCAATGACTTCGCTTCCTATTTGCTGGCCATTGGCATCTGCAACCTGCTTCTTTACTTTGCCTTCTACATTATTATGAAG CTCCGCAGTGGGGAGAGGATCAAGCTCATCCCCCTGCTCTGCATCGTCTGCACCTCAGTGGTCTGGGGCTTtgccctcttcttcttcttccagggACTCAGCACCTGGCAG AAAACCCCCGCCGAGTCCCGGGAGCACAACCGGGACTGCATCCTCCTTGGCTTCTTCGACGACCATGACATCTGGCACTTCCTCTCCTCCATTGCCATGTTTGGGTCGTTCCTG GTGTTGCTGACACTGGATGACGACCTGGACACTGTGCAGCGAGACAAGATCTATGTCTTCTAG
- the SIDT2 gene encoding SID1 transmembrane family member 2 isoform X3 translates to MFALGLPFLALLVASVESHLGVLGPKNVSQKDAEFEHTYVDEVNSELVNIYTFNHTVTRNRTEGVRVSVNVLNKQKGAPLLFVVRQKEAVVSFQVPLILRGLFQRKYLYQKVERTLCQPPTKNESEVQFFYVDVSTLSLINTTYQLQVSRMDDFVLRTGEQFSFNTTAAQPQYFKYEFPEGVDSVIVKVTSKKAFPCSVISIQDVLCPVYDLDNNVAFIGMYQTMTKKAAITVQRKDFPSNSFYVVVVVKTEDQACGGALPFYPFVEDEPVDQGHRQKTLSVLVSRSVTSEAYVAGMLFCLGVFLSFYLLTVLLACWENWRQRKKTLLGAMDRACPESGHSRVLANSFPGSSPYEGYNYGSFENGSGSADGLADGTGPGDVSYSYQGQDQFKRRLPFGQMRQLYIAMERSLDPEGTRPRLDSMSSVEEDDYDTLTDIDSDKNVIRTKQYLYVADLARKDKRVLRKKYQIYFWNIATIAVFYALPVVQLVITYQTVVNVTGNQDICYYNFLCAHPLGNLSAFNNILSNLGYILLGLLFLLIILQREINHNRALLRNDLHALECGIPKHFGLFYAMGTALMMEGLLSACYHVCPNYTNFQFDTSFMYMIAGLCMLKLYQKRHPDINASAYSAYACLAIVIFFSVLGVVFGKGNTAFWVVFSIIHIIATLLLSTQLYYMGRWKLDSGIFRRILHVLYTDCIRQCSGPLYVDRMVLLVMGNIINWSLAAYGLLMRPNDFASYLLAIGICNLLLYFAFYIIMKLRSGERIKLIPLLCIVCTSVVWGFALFFFFQGLSTWQATFPAPPENPRRVPGAQPGLHPPWLLRRP, encoded by the exons ATGTTCGCTCTGGGCTTGCCCTTCTTGGCGCTCTTGGTGGCCTCGGTCGAGAGCCATCTGGGGGTCCTGGGGCCCAAGAACGTCTCCCAGAAAGACGCCGAGTTCGAGCACACCTACGTGGACGAGGTCAACAGCGAGCTGGTCAACATCTACACCTTCAACCACACCGTGACACGAAACCGg ACAGAAGGAGTGCGTGTGTCTGTAAATGTCCTGAACAAGCAGAAGGGGGCTCCCTTGCTGTTCGTGGTCCGCCAGAAGGAGGCTGTGGTGTCCTTCCAGGTGCCCCTCATCCTGCGAGGGCT GTTTCAGCGCAAGTACCTCTACCAAAAGGTGGAACGAACGCTATGTCAGCCCCCAACCAAGAATGAGTCTGAGGTCCAGTTCTTCTACGTGGATGTGTCCACCCTGTCACTGATCAACACCACCTACCAGCTCCAGGTCAGCCGAATGGATGACTTTGTGCTCAG GACCGGGGAACAGTTCAGCTTCAATACCACAGCAGCTCAGCCCCAG TACTTCAAGTATGAGTTCCCGGAGGGAGTGGACTCGGTGATTGTCAAGGTGACCTCCAAGAAGGCCTTCCCCTGCTCAGTCATCTCCATCCAGGATGTCCTG TGCCCTGTCTATGACCTGGACAACAATGTAGCCTTCATCGGCATGTACCAGACTATGACCAAGAAGGCAGCCATCACCGTGCAG CGCAAAGATTTCCCCAGCAACAGCTTCTACGTGGTGGTCGTGGTGAAGACTGAGGACCAGGCCTGCGGGGGTGCCTTGCCTTTCTACCCCTTTGTAGAAG ATGAACCAGTTGATCAAGGGCACCGCCAGAAAACCCTGTCAGTGCTGGTATCCCGATCAGTCACAT CTGAGGCCTACGTGGCTGGCATGCTCTTTTGCCTGGGTGTATTTCTCTCCTTCTACCTGCTGACcgtcctcctggcctgctgggagAACTGGAG gcagaggaagaagacCCTTCTGGGGGCCATGGACCGAGCCTGCCCAGAAAGCG GTCACTCTCGGGTCCTGGCCAATTCCTTCCCGGGCAGCTCCCCTTATGAGGGCTACAACTACGGCTCCTTCG AGAACGGTTCTGGGTCTGCTGATGGTCTGGCTGATGGCACGGGCCCTGGGGACGTGTCCTACAGTTACCAGG GGCAGGACCAGTTCAAGCGGCGCCTTCCCTTTGGCCAGATGCGGCAGCTGTACATTGCCATGG AGCGCTCTCTTGACCCCGAGGGTACCCGGCCACGACTGGACTCCATGAGCTCTGTCGAGGAGGATGACTACGACACCTTGACCGACATAGATTCGGACAAGAACGTCATTCGCACCAAG CAATACCTCTATGTGGCCGACCTGGCTCGCAAGGACAAGCGTGTTTTGCGGAAAAAGTACCAGATCTACTTCTG GAACATCGCCACCATTGCTGTCTTCTATGCGCTTCCGGTGGTGCAGCTTGTGATCACCTACCAGACG GTGGTGAATGTCACAGGGAACCAGGACATCTGTTACTACAACTTCCTCTGTGCACACCCGCTGGGCAACCTCAG CGCCTTCAACAACATCCTCAGCAACCTGGGGTACATCCTGCTGGGGCTGCTCTTCTTGCTTATCATCCTGCAGCGGGAGATCAACCACAACCGGGCGCTGCTGCGCAATGACCTCCACGCCCTG GAATGTGGGATCCCTAAACACTTTGGCCTGTTCTATGCCATGGGCACAGCCCTGATGATGGAGGGACTGCTTAGCGCTTGCTATCATGTCTGCCCCAATTATACCAACTTCCAGTTTG ACACCTCGTTTATGTACATGATCGCTGGACTCTGCATGCTGAAGCTCTACCAGAAGCGGCACCCAGACATCAATGCCAGCGCCTATAGTGCCTACGCCTGCTTGGCCATTGTCATCTTCTTCTCTGTGCTGGGCGTG GTCTTCGGCAAAGGGAACACAGCATTCTGGGTTGTCTTCTCCATCATCCACATCATCGCCACCTTGCTCCTCAGCACCCAGCTCTATTACATGGGCCGCTGGAAGCTGG ACTCGGGGATCTTCCGCCGCATCCTCCATGTGCTCTATACAGACTGCATCCGGCAGTGCAGCGGGCCGCTCTACGTG GACCGCATGGTGCTGCTGGTCATGGGCAACATTATCAACTGGTCGCT GGCTGCCTATGGGCTCCTCATGCGCCCCAATGACTTCGCTTCCTATTTGCTGGCCATTGGCATCTGCAACCTGCTTCTTTACTTTGCCTTCTACATTATTATGAAG CTCCGCAGTGGGGAGAGGATCAAGCTCATCCCCCTGCTCTGCATCGTCTGCACCTCAGTGGTCTGGGGCTTtgccctcttcttcttcttccagggACTCAGCACCTGGCAG gccactttccctgctcccccaGAAAACCCCCGCCGAGTCCCGGGAGCACAACCGGGACTGCATCCTCCTTGGCTTCTTCGACGACCATGA